The proteins below come from a single Clostridium cylindrosporum DSM 605 genomic window:
- the rplJ gene encoding 50S ribosomal protein L10 has translation MGSNKNLAIKQAKVSELVEKFQKAEAAILTSYIGITVEQDTELRKKMREAGIEYKVVKNTLTSRAVKELGFDLDEYLEGPVAVAFGYEDPTAPARILAEFAEKNKAIELKAGIVQGKAFDTAKVTELSKVPPKEVLIAKLLGSMKAPVSNFVYLVNAIKEKKEEVNA, from the coding sequence ATGGGTAGCAACAAAAACTTAGCTATAAAGCAAGCAAAGGTTAGCGAACTAGTTGAAAAGTTCCAAAAGGCAGAAGCGGCTATACTAACTTCATACATTGGTATAACTGTTGAGCAAGATACTGAGCTTCGTAAGAAAATGAGAGAAGCAGGTATTGAATATAAGGTTGTAAAGAACACACTAACATCAAGAGCGGTAAAAGAATTAGGATTTGATTTAGATGAATACCTAGAAGGACCAGTAGCTGTAGCATTCGGTTACGAAGATCCAACAGCTCCAGCAAGAATACTTGCTGAATTCGCTGAAAAGAATAAGGCTATCGAGCTTAAGGCTGGTATAGTTCAAGGTAAGGCGTTCGATACAGCAAAAGTTACAGAACTTTCAAAGGTTCCACCAAAGGAAGTTCTTATTGCAAAGCTACTTGGCAGCATGAAGGCTCCAGTATCAAACTTTGTATACTTAGTAAATGCTATAAAAGAAAAGAAGGAAGAAGTAAACGCGTAA
- the rplL gene encoding 50S ribosomal protein L7/L12, which translates to MTREDIIKAIEEMSVLELNELVKECEEKFGVSASAPVVVAGAAAGAAVEEKTEFDVVLASAGSEKVKVIKAVREVTGLGLKEAKEIVDGAPKTLKEGISKDEADALKAKLEEVGATVEVK; encoded by the coding sequence ATGACAAGAGAAGATATAATCAAAGCGATAGAAGAAATGTCAGTTCTTGAACTAAATGAACTAGTTAAGGAATGTGAAGAAAAGTTTGGTGTTAGCGCATCAGCACCAGTAGTTGTTGCAGGAGCAGCAGCAGGAGCAGCAGTAGAAGAAAAGACTGAATTCGACGTAGTTCTAGCTTCAGCTGGATCAGAAAAAGTTAAGGTTATCAAGGCAGTTAGAGAAGTAACTGGTCTTGGACTAAAGGAAGCTAAGGAAATAGTTGACGGAGCTCCTAAGACACTTAAGGAAGGTATCAGCAAGGATGAAGCTGATGCTCTTAAGGCTAAGCTTGAAGAAGTTGGAGCAACTGTAGAAGTTAAGTAA